CAAATTTAGTAAAGCTTAAAAAACAGCCCTTGATTCGAAGAATGATTTCAAACCGATAAATGTCTTCTGCGTCTATTTTGGGCTAGCTATAAGCAGTGATTTTGTATGATAAGAATGTTACTGAACTATACATTGCGTACATACACAAGCATATCcgttaaaatatctttttatcaATATCCATATCCTGAATTTAAGAATGTTACTGAACTATATATTGCGTACATATCTTTTTATCAATGTTTTATAGCTTTTCTTGAATTACGTAGCAGCTTTTTATATCATCTCTTCCACCAAGAAATAAAAAGCTACTAAAGCCTCATCAGAACTTTATAGTATACTTATATAGATAGATTTACCTCCTGCGCCAAAAGTCATTAACTGTAATGTTCCATTGATGACACTAATCATCTTTCACAGGGTCTGAGTGCACAAGCCTCTGAAACCTATTTGACAACTCCTGGTACGAATGCACTTCAGATGGAGGCACTTGCCTAATGGCGGCCTTCAGATGTTCCATTGTTATTTCAGATGCATCAAGGCTTTCCTGATACCAAGAAGGTTAGGACAAAGAATTATATGCATACACAAGAAGAGGGGACGGGTTAGGGGTGGAGAGATGTATAAATACACAGCTAAATTGAAGAGTGAATTTACTTCAATAGCTGCAATAGCTGCTTCACGACATATCAGCGATATGTCAGCACCAGTACAGCCACTGGTTAGCCGAGCTAGCTCTTCAACGCATATGTCAGAACTGCATGGCATCTTCTTCAAATGTATATGGAATATTGCCTCCCTGTCTTTTTCATCTGGAGGTCCAACGTACAGCAATCTATCAAAACGTCCTAACAAAAATAGCACTATCTTTAAGTAGCTCTAGCAGATTTTATGCAAGGAATAGGTAGCAGCAGCCACCAAGGCAACATGAAAGGAGGAATAACGGATTTCACCTGGTCTTAGAAGAGCAGGGTCAATCTTGTCTGGACGATTTGTTGCAGCAATAACAGTGACATTAACTCTCTGATGTAAAcctttaaccaaaaaaaattataaaattacagCTTAAGCCAATTAGAAACTTTGACAATCAAGAGGTTCCTCATACATAACAAAACTGAGACAATTTTGAACTGCTTTGCCAAGTTAGGACCCTAgttcaacaaattaaaataagcCATAGACTACGGGTAGTCCCAGGCATTTTATTAAAGAACTCACAATCTTCAGTCAAGTAAAAGGAAACCACATAATGAGATGTCATTACCTTTCCCTTCACCAAGCTACCCTGTAGTGTCTTGagagttttttaaaattcaaatttccaGGATTGTGATCCTGGCaatgtatatataaatcatgTAGAAGCACAACAaaagggggtgggggtggggtgggggggcaCTTCACCTTAACCCCAAATATACATCAGCGATCGTCAAGCAAGAATGCTTAAGCATGTCACTGCTTTATATTCCCGCATATCTAGAAATTATACAGATTAGCTTACAAAAAAATTGGCTTTGTATACCTAGTGTCATAGCTTACACTAGGTATACAGATTAGTGTCTCAGATTCAATGTGGAGATAAGCATCTCATGTTCTGTTCCTTTAGGATTGATTTTAAACAACAAAAAGTTCAAGAAACTACATCTCTAGACAGCAATATCACTCTACAACCAAATCACTCTTGTAGTCTGCACTACATCATTCCTCCGGTTATTAACAAGACATCCGTAAGTACCTCCTTCTGACATGAATAAAGACTGGAACTCACTCACTGATCAAAAAGACTTAAAAACTATGTTGTACACTCTTTTTGCATTGTTATACCCATGTTGAATGTGTATGACTTTTGTGTAGTTACATAATGAGGACCCGcctttaaaaatcaataaaagcCTTCTAAAAACTGAATGTTTGCATCTTGAATACATACCAATGTGTGATAGTTGCACTTAATGTTACTTTGGATTCAACCCTGCTGAAACTCACCACCCTAAACAGGTAGTTTATACCTAACACAAAACATACCCTTTTTTTAACATCAAAACTATAGCAGCATATGGAGAAAGATGGTATCACAAGAAGAGACGCAGTGCCTTGTATTTGGCATTGTTCTTGACTAATCAAATTTAGAAGATCTTTCCAGACCCATGAAAAAAGTAGGGAGTTCAGTATATGATGTTCTTGATTCATTTATCTTAGAAGTTTCTTCCTGACCCCATGAAAAGCATAATTTTGTATCCCTTTAAATTTTGCAGTGGAGCTTGACAGCACGGTCATCGGGTTTCATGACAAGAATATGCTTAGTCAAATGGCCACGAACTAAACTTACTTACCTAAGAAAAACAAGATTGGAGTATAATGACCACTAATGTTCTTGAAAAGACTTCAAATGTAGAAAAGCTGAGAAGTCCTTTTAAGTGTGGAACACTCACCATCTAATTCAATAAGAAGTTGACTCATGACCCGATCTGACACAGAAATCCCATCACTTTCTTTGCCACGTACAACAGCAAGGCCAtctatttcatcaaaaaatataattgaaggAGAATTCGCTCTAGCCTTTGCAAATAGTGTCCTAACAGCTTTTTCTGATTCACCCACCCACTTGCTGTAAAGCTCAGGGCCCTTCACCGCAAGAAAGTTCAACCCTGCTTCAGAAGCAACTGCACGAGCTAACAATGTTTTGCTGCATCCTGGAGGACCAAACATCAAAACTCCAGTAGGAGGACGAGTGCCAATGCGGTTGAAAGCCTCCTGGTGTTTTTGAGGCCATTCAACAGCTTCTATAAGTTGCATCTTAACCTCCCTCTGCCCTCCGACATCATCCCAGTTTACCTTTGGAACCTCAAGTATAACCTGATATTAAGAAGAGATATTTCAGTTCAGTAAAGACTGCAATTCCAGATGTCTACATATGGTCCTTATGCAACTCAGTTGAAACAACAGGTACTGGGaacttcaaatgaaaaataaagcaCAAATATAAGCATCCATGATCAACCTTAGATCATAACCAGCTGCACTAGATCAGTCAAAGGCATGTTAAAAACTTGATCCGTTACAAAAAATGACTCAACAATGCAATTTGATTAGGGTCAATCCCAAAACTACAAGCATGATGATCAAACACCATATAAGAAATAGCCCGCTCTGAAACTTGTCATCATACAAATATCTGAATGTGACCAGCAAATCAATATTAGATGACATCACCCACCTTAAATTTCCAACAATGcttaacaacaaaaaaactatTAACAAGGTAAAATATACCTCTCTCATGGCACTTGGCCTTATTTTCATTCTAGCCCTTTCAAAATCTTTAAAAGTGATCCTAAGGGTGTCTGTTTGTGCTACGCGGCTGAAGTTTCTTGGGATATCTGATGAAATACATGCTTCTGAAATAGATGAGGATGCCCCCTCGAAATCACCATTAGAAGAAAGGTCTTCATTGTCTTGTAAGCAATGGGTACCATTCCTGCCAAGGCATGCATCATATGATGGCATTGAAGGTTTATATTGAGTATTTCCAAAGCATGTTTTTGACTCGACATGTTCACGAAGACAATTCAAAGCCGCTTCATTACACAAAGCAGCTAGGTCAGCGCCCACGAAACCATGTGTAGCTGTTGCAAGGTCGTGAACATCCTTGTCCAAAAGAGCATGTTCCATTTCACCAAGCAATGTCTCTAGTATTTCAAACCGTTGTCTGGCAGATGGTACGCCTAAACATATTTTTCCATGAAATGAGAAAGGTTCACATATCACATCAAAagcactatatatataaaaagaaaagagggggggggggggagttgaTTTCAACTTTCAAGCACATGGCATAAGTCAAAGATCTCATGATGACTCTACGTTCAGTTAACTCACAACAAGAATATGAAGAGTAACAGCAGTAATGATAAACCCTGAgaaatattgaattattgtatGAGCCTCCAGTAATTTGCAGTAGATATCCAAGTCATTTGTTGTTATAATGAAGTCTGATAACAAAAAGTGATAGGATTCTGTAGTGACCTATTTCAATTTCCCTGTCAAGTCTTCCAGGTCGTCTAAGAGCTGGTTCAACACTGTCAGGTCGATTGGTTGCAGCAATAACAAGCACACCATCAGCTCTTCTTATTCCATCCATCAAGTTTAATAATGTAGCTACCATTCTTTGAGAAAGCTCTTCACCTGCATCTTTACGAGCAGGCGCAATGGCGTCCAACTCATCAATGAAGACCTACAATGAAAAAAGGCTCTGGGTCATTAAAACTTAATTAGTTGACACTCGAAATTAGAAAGCCTACATATAGCAGCAACCATGACCTGACACAAGCTAGTTTATTTCTAAAACAGAAGATATCTAAACTGGATTAAAAAATGAGGAAGCAAACCACGGCAGGAGCTGCTTGACTCGCTGAATCAAACACCTCGTTCAATGCTCGTTCACTTTCACCATAATATTGACTAATTACTTCAGGCCCATTGACAGAGAATAGGTTTACACCAGCTTTATGGGCACATAATCGTGCCAAAGCAGTCTTTCCAGTCCCAGGTGGCCCATGAAGAAGTACTCCCTTTGTAGGTCGTAAACCCATGCTGAAATATTGACAACTGAACATTAACATATGATACAGAAAGTAGACATTTTTTACATTGACTGATTTTACTATATTGGTGTAATAGGTAGTTCATTAGCAGTGCAAAACAGACAACATCCCCAGAAAGTAAAAGCCGATTTCCTGAATAAGAGATATACATTTGCCTTCAGAAATTCCAAGGAATATCCTAGGGACCAAGCTACTCCTGACCCAATAAAGGAAAAGGGAAAGGTCCTTAATAAAATTTTGGCAGGAGTtgtgaaaatatattaatgCTATTAACAATGTGCTGCAACAAAGGTAAATCTGACAGGAACGATATCAAGCGTTAAGAATTTAACcattttttaaaggaaaaattgcATATACATAAGTTCATACTCCATATGGCATTATAGCAGGAGAAAGGAGCAGTGGAGCAAGGTGGTTGAGAGGAAATTAAGATCAAACAAACTTCTAAAATAGGCTAATCCATTATTTGGCCCGATTGGAACAACCAAGAAAAGATTGTAAGCCTACATAACCAACTTTTCATACCAAGAAAGCAAGATGATCCCTATTTTTCTAAAGATAATTTTGCCATAATAACAAAAGTTACATGCTTTTAGAGAAAAACTGACATTTACATAAGAAAAAGAGTGTACCTAGCCATTGTACCCTTCACAGCCGACGATATTATTATGTCCATTAGAACTGCAAATTCTTCAGAAAGACCACCCAATTTTGCGTAGTCAACTCCATCCTTATTGTTCATATTTCTAAGTTCAAGGTCTGATGGTGATAAGCTTGTTATTGGAGTTCCCACTTCAGTGTCCTGGGGTAAATGTAGAAATACTTTTGTTTTGTGATCTACAGAGAAAGCAACATTACCATAGTCCCCGAAACTTTGTGGAGGAGAAGCACCTGTAACCTGGAAAAAACACAGCCTTGAAAGCAGTGGGACAATGACAAGATTTCCAGATAGTAAAATGCGAGAACACAACCACGACGCTGTACAGGTTTGTATAAGTTTTTTGGACTGGTCATTCACCAAAACTTCTCTTATGTTGAATATTTCAGTAGTTGTGTCACCGGCATCAGAAGAGATCGACACTGACTCTTGATCCTTGGGTGTATTGAACTCCCTGGTGCTAGGAGAATTAAGTCTAGAACGAGAGTGTAATGGAGTCCGAGTAGATGAACCTGCCATAGTCTCACCTCGACCATTTCTTGTTTCAGTTATTGAATATTGAGAGGATACGAAGCTGTTCAATGGTGGTACTCCATTACGAGATACCAGCAACAAAGATAGCTCCTCAGAGTTACTAACCAAAAGGGAACTAACTTTACCATTGGACGATTGATTGCTTCCACGTGCAATACTCCTTATGGTATGATCACGAATAGGGTGAACAAAAACAATCCTACCCGAAGCAGGATAACCCATACTCCATGAGAGACTTGAAGATAATCGTGCTCCATTTTTTAAAACCTGCAAAGAGATGAATGTCAAGTCAATGCAAAATTCTACCGTCTGGTAAGAATACAACAATACCTCTCTTCAAAATTGATAATAAGCCAACATCAGTGCCagtaataaaaaatttcataacttgtaagaaaagtttttagattatcaaaaaaaaaaacatttaaagcaATTTCCAGCTTTATATGCTTATTTGTCAAAATTAAGTCACTGGAATTGGACAGCAAAGAAACAGccgaaaaggaaaaacaaaacaaatatttgCATCCAAACCTTACAAGATGGGAAAACAGACGCAAGAGCAAAGAAATTTCCTGCTTCATGATCCACATTTTCTGTACAATCAAGCCCAAAATGCCTTGCACACTCATCTGCTAATGAGCTAAGAGGGAAGTTACTTTCATATTTCTTCAAAGAAGCAAGGGATACCTGTTAGCATTAAAAAGTAACATAAGATCAAAGTTTGACACCAATAAATGTTTAACTTCAAGGAAGATTGAAAATTGATAAGAAAGCAATGGTATATGCGCAATTACATACTATAGCTTATGTTGCATATGTGTAAAGCCTGAGAAAGCACATTGCATTAGAAAACACCCCCTTCCCAAATCAAAAACCAGCTAAAAAGATTTCAAACATTTTCTTAAGTAATACATTGTATGATTTTTTATGAGCtccttttttccttatttaataTCTATCTGGAAGAAAGACAAATATTATCTTCACAATAGGACAATTTCTTTAGCAGACGTGAAAGAGAAATTAAAAGCAGCTCTTTTTTAATGATTGTCATGAATATATTCTTTAGTTGAAAGAGGTTCACCTTAAATTTTAATTCGAGCTCAAGTcataattgaagaaaaaaatataaacataaattagttacaaattaagtttattaactAAATTCAAGCACAAGCAGAATTTATCTCACATTAAGGATTCAGTTAGCAAGACACACATGTAATTTTGTACattaaattcatacatcaactgatcaaagagaaaagagaaCAACTCGATGTAAATCAAAAGTAAAGGAGAAAAAAGCAAACAATATTCTCAATGTTCAAAAGCGAATAAAGAAAATCCAacacacacacagatatatgtgtgtgtgcgtgtgtgtttGTATTACATATAATATGCACAACCaccacatacacacacacacacaactataattttttccGTTAGAACCACATCAAACCCCTAAAACACCTACAATAAACAgcaaaacacacacacacacacatagcTATTCTTTTTTCCATTAGAACCACATCAAACCCCTGAAATACCTATAATAAACAGCAAAAACACACGCACACAGCTATAATTTTTTCCATTAGAACCACATCAAACCCCTGAAATACCTACAATAAACagcaaacacacacacacagatataATTTAATGTATGTTTAAGTTATAACAACCACAGCAACCCCTAATAAGCAACTAGTAAATAGTGGCAGCGCCACCCCTTCACCAGGAAACTACACTATATAGCTATGTAAGAATATTCTCTTTTATGTTCCAACATGCTTCATGGCAAATTCAAGACCGCAAAATTTAAAGAACTACAAATTAAACTTTGTACCCAGTCGAACTCAAGACACTTAAattgggacagagggagtattatATATTGACCCCCTTGACTTCCTTAATATATTGATACGCTTGGCTCCGCCTCTGCTAGCAAATAACACATACATATAGAAATACAAAAatcgtttttttttaattgcaaACTACagagatgaaagaaaaaaacatatttaccGATACAATGGAGCCAGGAGAAATAGAAGAAGCAAGCATGGAAGACTCCGAAAGCCAAATTTTACAGCCTTTGGTATCCACAGTCTCCACAGCATCTTCTGATATTCGACCAATAAAATCTGTTTCAGAAATCAAAGAAGGGAACTTTCTCGAAGCTTCTTCAAGACAACACTTAAGCTCCCCTTCAGTAAATTCCACATCCGATGAAGTATTACTAAGTTCTGACTGTGAAAGCCTTGATGCTGACTTCTGATTCTTCTTCTTTGAAGgcatttttctaaaattgaaagattgctaaccaaaaaaatgagattattaatcaaacaaattgtgaatttttcttctttctttctttctttcttcttcttttgctgCTGCTGCTATGGCTGTTAAAACCCTTTACAGAGGTttagcacaaaaataaaatgCTATTTTCGTCCCCAACTTTTCAGGAATTGTGTTTTTATCCTCAGAAAAGGATATTCTttcgtcccattttatgtgacaatATTTGATCGagcacggagtttaagaaataaatgaaggcaatgaaatatttatcaaattgcccttcaaaaatagatttatttttctctctcctcataAATATGTTGGAgtactatttttaaattaaataggaCCAACaaggataaaaaagaaaatattatttagataCTTACCATTAAGAaaatgtgacattctttttgggGCTGGCCAAAAAAGAAATGGtctcacataaaatgagacgaaggaagtatatattttttaaaattttgcacTTAGTCCACATAAAacgaaatgaaaataataataacaacaaaatactCAATATAGTCTCATAAATGAGGATATAAGGAGAATAGTGTATATCCTTATCTTTTTTATCTTGTGAAAATAGACAAGTTTTTCCCGATAGACTATTATTAATAAAACGTAGGGGTGTGCATCggtcggttcggttcggttttacATATAATCGGTATGGTTTATCGGTTTTCGGTTTTAAAATATGCTAACCCAATAACAAaccaataagaatttttttatcggtttatcgatttttgatGTTATCGGTTCGATTTCGAttaacccaataagaaaatgtcgatcaaataatatataatggtacgtatgttataattacatgttaccaacttaccgccaaaacataatagaaaactttgaatgttgatcaaattactaacattCACAAACTTGCAAAAGCTATCGCCTACAATTACGAACTAGaattaaagctaaaataaaatatttcaatgagaCAATCTTGAACAGTTGCTTGGTCCACCAGataatcaacaaagttctcACCAATTTCCGAACCAAAAAATCACTTAGCCTGAAAAGGTAATATTgaatctatttatgtattaaattatgtatattcaATATTGAGAAAGGGTAAAGTAGTACATAACTATcgtcttattgggttatcggtttacccaataacccaatgGGAAAAATCAAAAccgacccaataacccaatcattattttttctaaacccataaaaaacccaataacccaataacattttatTGGTTCGGTTTATTGATCGTTTCGATTTTTGCCCACCCCTAATGAAACGAGAGCCTATTATATGATTGCTAATCCAATTATCACAGTCAAAGCTTAAACTTTATAGATACGAGTGAGTTTATTAGAtacactaataataataatcggTAAAGAAAAGAGCAACATATATTGTAATGTAAGAGTTCCgctaaaactatgaaatatcatacgttctttattattatttttttaagtcaatgATCTATCGAAAACAACGTTTCTATcctcatttaaataaaaaaaaagatgatagGTTTAGAGGGATTGTCCCACATCGTTTGTGGAAGATGTGTTTTGATGGTATAAAGAAGTAAGAAAAGAAGAGTAGTAGCACTGGGCTCAGTAACGAGGGCCTGTAACCCAGGTGGGAGTACTAAGATGGTGGGAGATTATTATAACATGAAGAGTCAAATGAACGGATATTTGGGGTTAGTAAGGTCTAATATGAGGGCCAGTCCAAATACCACTCTGGTAGAGTTTAAAACCCTCTACCCGTTTGGGTATTCTCTCAACTGACTTAACAGAGCAGTTGTAGCAGGAGTTCACTATCTTTGGTGGCATTAAGGTGGATCTCATATTAGACATCTATCCTCCAAATACCTTATAATAATACCAACCATtatctttttttgttaatattatctTTTGTCCAGCGATGACCATTGGAAAAAACAAGCAAATTTCCATTTCTCATGGGTTACACAACACTACTTGGAGCTCAAGTAGTACTACTAATAGAAACCAAATAAAAGGGGGGTGCTGCAACAACAAAAGGGGATTCTTGATTGATGGAAACAGAAAAATATTAAGTCATCTTCCCAGTCAGTAGTATTAATTGCATTTGTGGCAGCTTCAGCTAGCATCATGATGATGATGCAGTCAACAGGGATTTGGCTGGAGGTAGTAATGCAACAGCACCTCTCTCAGAGTTTGAGTACTTCTTGTAAATCACCTTAAGCTTGTGATTTGCAGCCTCGGAGTGATAGCTGACTAACTGCCTCGAGCACTCTATTACTTGAGACTCTGAGAAACCAGTGTGCAGCTTGAGTGTCCCATTCCAAAATGGGGTTCGGTTGAGAGTGTGTCGAGCAGCATAGACAGCTGAGGCAGCAATCATTGATGGACAGTAGATAATGGTTGCATAATTCATCAATCCCAGTTCAGCCAGAAAATATACCATGTTCTCCATCTGGTTTTTAAGGGATTCAAGTTAGTACAATATAAACTCTCATTGAGACAGTAGATAATATAGCCAAGAATGTTAAAAGGACTTACTTCTGAATCAGGCAGAGAAGCTTTGATGAAACGCACGAGGAACACGTAAGGTGTTGGGACTGTTAGGTACCATTCCAGTTTCCCAAGAATTTGTTTCTCCATAGCTAACACCTGATCATGACTGTAAGTTTTGTCTGCGATGCACACGAAGTCATTGACCTGAAGAATCAAATTAGAACATTCAGAAAATTGT
The sequence above is a segment of the Solanum lycopersicum chromosome 10, SLM_r2.1 genome. Coding sequences within it:
- the LOC101264384 gene encoding calmodulin-interacting protein 111 isoform X2 — protein: MSVQGILGLIVQKMWIMKQEISLLLRLFSHLVLKNGARLSSSLSWSMGYPASGRIVFVHPIRDHTIRSIARGSNQSSNGKVSSLLVSNSEELSLLLVSRNGVPPLNSFVSSQYSITETRNGRGETMAGSSTRTPLHSRSRLNSPSTREFNTPKDQESVSISSDAGDTTTEIFNIREVLVNDQSKKLIQTCTASWLCSRILLSGNLVIVPLLSRLCFFQVTGASPPQSFGDYGNVAFSVDHKTKVFLHLPQDTEVGTPITSLSPSDLELRNMNNKDGVDYAKLGGLSEEFAVLMDIIISSAVKGTMASMGLRPTKGVLLHGPPGTGKTALARLCAHKAGVNLFSVNGPEVISQYYGESERALNEVFDSASQAAPAVVFIDELDAIAPARKDAGEELSQRMVATLLNLMDGIRRADGVLVIAATNRPDSVEPALRRPGRLDREIEIGVPSARQRFEILETLLGEMEHALLDKDVHDLATATHGFVGADLAALCNEAALNCLREHVESKTCFGNTQYKPSMPSYDACLGRNGTHCLQDNEDLSSNGDFEGASSSISEACISSDIPRNFSRVAQTDTLRITFKDFERARMKIRPSAMREVILEVPKVNWDDVGGQREVKMQLIEAVEWPQKHQEAFNRIGTRPPTGVLMFGPPGCSKTLLARAVASEAGLNFLAVKGPELYSKWVGESEKAVRTLFAKARANSPSIIFFDEIDGLAVVRGKESDGISVSDRVMSQLLIELDGLHQRVNVTVIAATNRPDKIDPALLRPGRFDRLLYVGPPDEKDREAIFHIHLKKMPCSSDICVEELARLTSGCTGADISLICREAAIAAIEESLDASEITMEHLKAAIRQVPPSEVHSYQELSNRFQRLVHSDPVKDD
- the LOC101264384 gene encoding calmodulin-interacting protein 111 isoform X1, whose protein sequence is MPSKKKNQKSASRLSQSELSNTSSDVEFTEGELKCCLEEASRKFPSLISETDFIGRISEDAVETVDTKGCKIWLSESSMLASSISPGSIVSVSLASLKKYESNFPLSSLADECARHFGLDCTENVDHEAGNFFALASVFPSCKVLKNGARLSSSLSWSMGYPASGRIVFVHPIRDHTIRSIARGSNQSSNGKVSSLLVSNSEELSLLLVSRNGVPPLNSFVSSQYSITETRNGRGETMAGSSTRTPLHSRSRLNSPSTREFNTPKDQESVSISSDAGDTTTEIFNIREVLVNDQSKKLIQTCTASWLCSRILLSGNLVIVPLLSRLCFFQVTGASPPQSFGDYGNVAFSVDHKTKVFLHLPQDTEVGTPITSLSPSDLELRNMNNKDGVDYAKLGGLSEEFAVLMDIIISSAVKGTMASMGLRPTKGVLLHGPPGTGKTALARLCAHKAGVNLFSVNGPEVISQYYGESERALNEVFDSASQAAPAVVFIDELDAIAPARKDAGEELSQRMVATLLNLMDGIRRADGVLVIAATNRPDSVEPALRRPGRLDREIEIGVPSARQRFEILETLLGEMEHALLDKDVHDLATATHGFVGADLAALCNEAALNCLREHVESKTCFGNTQYKPSMPSYDACLGRNGTHCLQDNEDLSSNGDFEGASSSISEACISSDIPRNFSRVAQTDTLRITFKDFERARMKIRPSAMREVILEVPKVNWDDVGGQREVKMQLIEAVEWPQKHQEAFNRIGTRPPTGVLMFGPPGCSKTLLARAVASEAGLNFLAVKGPELYSKWVGESEKAVRTLFAKARANSPSIIFFDEIDGLAVVRGKESDGISVSDRVMSQLLIELDGLHQRVNVTVIAATNRPDKIDPALLRPGRFDRLLYVGPPDEKDREAIFHIHLKKMPCSSDICVEELARLTSGCTGADISLICREAAIAAIEESLDASEITMEHLKAAIRQVPPSEVHSYQELSNRFQRLVHSDPVKDD